In Natrinema pellirubrum DSM 15624, the following proteins share a genomic window:
- a CDS encoding DUF2080 family transposase-associated protein, translating into MGDRYEIEGEEIVEREVKPFGSGGAHVTAPKDWIGADVKLVRTTTPDPTDDE; encoded by the coding sequence ATGGGTGACCGCTACGAGATTGAAGGTGAGGAAATCGTTGAACGGGAGGTCAAACCATTCGGAAGCGGGGGCGCACACGTCACCGCACCAAAAGACTGGATTGGCGCTGACGTGAAGCTCGTCCGCACAACCACCCCAGACCCTACCGACGACGAGTAG
- a CDS encoding winged helix-turn-helix domain-containing protein has translation MNPSKSQSTIREHLEILIEDGIVEERMLPDDRRQRDLPWRFYGLTEEGRALLSEAGLLRAEATLQDMYTRLDTTPEIDKYAQAPRPGQATE, from the coding sequence GTGAACCCAAGCAAGAGCCAGAGTACGATCCGCGAGCATCTCGAGATCTTGATCGAGGACGGTATCGTCGAGGAACGGATGCTTCCCGACGACCGTCGACAACGAGATCTTCCCTGGCGCTTCTACGGGCTGACAGAGGAGGGACGAGCGTTGCTATCGGAGGCGGGCCTCTTGCGAGCTGAAGCGACGTTGCAGGATATGTATACGCGGCTGGACACCACGCCCGAGATCGATAAGTATGCACAAGCGCCACGTCCGGGACAAGCAACCGAGTAA
- a CDS encoding MarR family transcriptional regulator translates to MSESPQKHPAAEKDTKEARLENPSGVLYLFQHESVPILIDAILTLPPGREFTKTELADHAGVTRQTVSKYIDLLVETEIVEEVANSSPRRYQVAKSDAVQELFELNSALNAAGE, encoded by the coding sequence ATGAGCGAGTCACCTCAGAAGCATCCAGCAGCGGAGAAGGACACCAAGGAGGCCCGCCTAGAGAATCCGAGCGGTGTCTTGTATCTCTTTCAGCACGAGAGTGTCCCAATCCTCATCGACGCCATTCTCACGCTCCCCCCGGGCCGAGAGTTCACCAAGACGGAGCTCGCGGATCATGCTGGCGTTACCCGGCAGACAGTGAGTAAGTACATCGACCTTCTGGTAGAAACCGAGATCGTCGAGGAAGTAGCGAACTCGTCACCCCGCCGGTATCAAGTCGCCAAGAGCGATGCCGTTCAGGAGCTTTTCGAGCTGAACAGTGCGCTGAACGCAGCCGGCGAATAA